Proteins from one Aureimonas sp. SA4125 genomic window:
- the chrA gene encoding chromate transporter — translation MPAVAGFPLEAADRPSFAALVRVFTTLGFLGFGGPAGQIAMMHKMLVDERRWIGEERFLHALNYCMLLPGPEAQQLATYIGWLLHRKRGGLAAGLLFVLPGAAVMLALSALYVAFRHVPLIDAAFFGIKAAVLAIVVEAMLRIGGRALLDRTALAIAVAAFLAIFVLAVPFPLIVLGAGLFGWLRQRRVPAAVGAAPPSGKVAPAGVVDAMFARGELGHAEPSRARALKTLAVGLPLWLAPVAVLWLFLGGEATFTTIGRFFSLMATVTFGGAYAVLAYVAQAAVENLQWLSAAEMLDGLGLAETTPGPLVLVLQFVGFLAAFHHPGSLPPLLAGALGSLLTLWVTFAPCFLWIFLGGPYVEALRQNRSIAAALSAITAAVVGIIANLALWFALHLLFRDLQPLAFLGNFGPDLPVLTSLDLRAAFLSALSAVFLFRLRLGMFATLALSAAFGIASMGWAG, via the coding sequence ATGCCGGCGGTTGCGGGCTTTCCTCTTGAGGCGGCGGACCGGCCGAGCTTCGCCGCGCTGGTGCGGGTCTTCACCACGCTGGGCTTTCTCGGCTTCGGCGGCCCGGCCGGGCAGATCGCGATGATGCACAAGATGCTGGTCGATGAGCGCCGCTGGATCGGCGAGGAGCGGTTCCTGCACGCCTTGAACTACTGCATGCTCCTGCCCGGCCCCGAGGCGCAGCAACTCGCGACCTATATCGGCTGGCTCCTGCACCGCAAGCGCGGCGGGCTTGCCGCCGGGCTTCTCTTCGTTCTCCCCGGTGCGGCCGTGATGCTGGCGCTGAGCGCCCTCTATGTCGCCTTTCGCCACGTGCCGCTTATCGATGCCGCGTTTTTCGGCATCAAGGCGGCCGTGCTCGCCATCGTCGTCGAGGCGATGCTGCGCATCGGCGGGCGTGCGCTGCTCGACCGGACGGCGCTCGCCATCGCCGTCGCCGCGTTTCTCGCGATCTTCGTCCTCGCCGTGCCGTTTCCGCTGATCGTTCTCGGCGCCGGCCTCTTCGGCTGGCTGCGGCAGCGCCGCGTCCCGGCGGCGGTTGGCGCGGCACCGCCGTCCGGCAAGGTGGCGCCTGCAGGCGTGGTCGATGCGATGTTCGCGCGCGGCGAACTCGGCCATGCCGAGCCGTCGCGGGCGCGGGCCCTGAAGACGCTCGCGGTCGGCCTGCCGCTGTGGCTGGCGCCCGTCGCCGTGCTCTGGCTCTTCCTCGGCGGCGAGGCCACCTTCACGACCATCGGCCGGTTCTTCAGCCTGATGGCGACGGTGACCTTTGGCGGTGCCTACGCGGTGCTGGCCTATGTCGCGCAGGCCGCCGTGGAAAACCTCCAATGGCTTTCGGCGGCGGAAATGCTGGACGGGCTCGGACTTGCCGAGACGACGCCCGGACCGCTGGTGCTGGTCCTGCAGTTCGTCGGCTTTCTCGCCGCCTTCCATCATCCCGGCAGCCTGCCGCCGCTTCTCGCCGGCGCTCTCGGCAGCCTGCTGACGCTCTGGGTGACCTTCGCGCCGTGCTTCCTCTGGATCTTTCTCGGTGGCCCCTATGTCGAGGCGCTGAGGCAGAACCGGTCCATCGCCGCGGCGCTGTCGGCGATCACCGCGGCCGTCGTCGGCATCATCGCCAATCTCGCGCTGTGGTTTGCCCTGCATCTCCTTTTCCGCGACCTCCAGCCCCTGGCGTTTCTCGGCAATTTCGGCCCGGACCTGCCGGTGCTTACCTCGCTCGACCTGCGCGCGGCCTTCCTGTCGGCGCTCTCGGCGGTCTTCCTCTTCCGACTGCGGCTTGGAATGTTCGCGACGCTGGCGCTGTCGGCGGCTTTCGGCATCGCCAGCATGGGCTGGGCGGGCTGA
- a CDS encoding electron transfer flavoprotein-ubiquinone oxidoreductase: MNETERESMEFDVVIVGAGPAGLAAAIRLKQRDPDLSVVVLEKAAEVGIHVLSGCVLDPSVLDELLPEWRQEETPIRQAVTEDRFYFYGAQGGIRLPNALMPKLMDNHGNFVVSLGLVAKWMAEKAEALGVEIYPGFAATEILYDESNVVIGVATGDMGVLKDGTPGPMHQRGMALMGKYVFIGEGVRGSLAKELIRTYGLDEGRDPPKFGLGIKELWEISPEKSKPGLVQHSFGWPLDMKTGGGSFLYHLENNQVYVGFVVHLNYKNPYLSPFEEFQRFKTHPDIAELLAGGKRIAYGARAITEGGWQSVPKLVFPGGALIGCSAGFVNVPRIKGVHNAMASGMQAADAAVEAIKAGRAHDRLKVYEDGWRSSSIGRDLKRVRNVKPLWSKFGTALGVALGGIDMWTNQLFGFSFFGTMSHGKPDHLSTEPAAEHQPIVYPKPDNTLTFDRLTSVFLSNTNHEEDQPVHLKVGDMALQKRSEHDVYAGLSRFYCPAGVYEWIEGEDPTYVINAQNCVHCKTCDIKDPNQNITWVPPQGGEGPVYQTM; the protein is encoded by the coding sequence ATGAACGAGACCGAACGCGAGAGCATGGAATTCGACGTCGTCATCGTCGGCGCGGGACCGGCCGGCCTTGCGGCGGCGATCCGGCTGAAGCAGCGCGATCCCGACCTCTCCGTCGTCGTCCTCGAAAAGGCCGCCGAAGTCGGCATCCACGTCCTGTCCGGCTGCGTGCTCGATCCGAGCGTGCTGGACGAACTCCTGCCGGAATGGCGGCAGGAGGAGACGCCGATCCGCCAGGCGGTGACCGAGGACCGCTTCTACTTCTACGGCGCGCAGGGCGGCATCCGGCTGCCGAATGCCCTGATGCCGAAGCTGATGGACAATCACGGCAACTTCGTCGTCTCGCTCGGCCTCGTCGCAAAGTGGATGGCGGAGAAGGCCGAAGCCCTCGGCGTCGAGATCTATCCGGGCTTTGCCGCGACCGAGATCCTCTACGACGAGTCCAACGTCGTCATCGGCGTCGCCACCGGCGACATGGGCGTGTTGAAGGACGGCACGCCGGGCCCGATGCACCAGCGCGGCATGGCGCTGATGGGCAAGTATGTCTTCATCGGCGAGGGCGTGCGCGGCTCGCTCGCCAAGGAACTGATCCGCACCTATGGCCTCGACGAGGGCCGCGACCCGCCGAAGTTCGGCTTGGGCATCAAGGAGCTCTGGGAGATTTCGCCGGAGAAATCGAAGCCCGGCCTCGTCCAGCACTCCTTCGGCTGGCCGCTCGACATGAAGACCGGCGGCGGCTCGTTCCTGTATCACCTCGAAAACAACCAGGTCTATGTCGGCTTCGTCGTCCACCTGAACTACAAGAACCCCTATCTCTCGCCCTTCGAGGAATTCCAGCGCTTCAAGACGCATCCCGACATCGCCGAGCTGCTCGCCGGCGGCAAGCGCATCGCCTATGGCGCGCGGGCGATCACCGAAGGCGGCTGGCAGTCGGTGCCGAAACTCGTCTTCCCCGGCGGCGCGCTCATCGGCTGCTCGGCCGGCTTCGTCAACGTGCCGCGCATCAAGGGTGTGCACAATGCCATGGCGTCCGGCATGCAGGCGGCGGACGCCGCGGTCGAGGCGATCAAGGCTGGCCGCGCCCACGATCGGCTGAAGGTCTACGAAGACGGCTGGCGCTCTTCCTCGATCGGCCGGGATCTGAAGCGCGTGCGCAACGTCAAGCCGCTGTGGTCGAAGTTCGGCACGGCGCTCGGCGTCGCGCTCGGCGGCATCGACATGTGGACGAACCAGCTTTTCGGCTTCTCCTTCTTCGGCACGATGAGCCACGGCAAGCCGGACCATCTGTCGACCGAGCCCGCGGCCGAGCATCAGCCGATCGTCTATCCCAAGCCCGACAACACGCTCACCTTCGACCGACTGACCTCGGTGTTCCTGTCGAACACCAACCACGAGGAGGACCAGCCGGTGCATCTGAAGGTCGGCGACATGGCGTTGCAGAAGCGCTCCGAGCACGACGTCTATGCCGGCCTGTCCCGGTTCTACTGCCCGGCCGGCGTCTATGAGTGGATCGAAGGCGAGGACCCGACCTACGTCATCAACGCGCAGAACTGCGTGCACTGCAAGACCTGCGACATCAAGGACCCGAACCAGAACATCACCTGGGTCCCGCCCCAGGGCGGCGAGGGGCCGGTGTATCAGACGATGTAG
- a CDS encoding IS256 family transposase, producing the protein MTEDRLPLAELLAKAGDGDFLRTIAESVMQLLMEADVEGMIGAGRHERTLERATYRNGYRDRSFDTRLGSLQLRIPKLRQGSYFPPFLEPRKLSEKALVAVIQEAWISGVSTRRVDDLVQAMGLSGIGKSTVSKLCKDIDDRVGGFLDRPLTGDWPYLWLDATYLKQREGGRIVSVAAIIAVAVNTDGKREIVGLHIGPSEAETFWSTFLKSLVRRGLSGVKLVISDAHEGLKAAIRRVFSASWQRCRVHWMRNALSYVPKAQQSMAAAALRQAFIQPDRAGAAQALRHVADQLRGKCPKLGSFIDDSETDVLAHLDFPGQHRTRIHSTNSLERLNKEVKRRADVVGIFPNEGSIIRLIGAVLLEANDEWQTQNRYMQTEPMAELMSNSTKPETVRISTAAA; encoded by the coding sequence ATGACCGAGGACAGATTACCGCTTGCCGAGCTTCTGGCAAAAGCCGGAGACGGCGATTTCCTGAGGACGATAGCCGAGAGCGTGATGCAGCTTCTCATGGAGGCCGACGTGGAGGGCATGATCGGCGCCGGGCGCCATGAACGCACCCTGGAACGGGCGACCTATCGCAACGGCTACCGGGACCGCTCGTTCGATACCCGGCTTGGCTCCTTGCAGCTTCGCATCCCCAAGCTTCGACAAGGCAGCTACTTTCCGCCGTTCCTGGAACCGAGAAAGCTCTCGGAGAAGGCGCTTGTCGCGGTCATCCAGGAGGCCTGGATCAGCGGCGTGTCCACGCGTCGCGTCGACGATCTGGTGCAGGCCATGGGACTGTCGGGGATCGGCAAGAGCACGGTGTCGAAGCTGTGCAAAGATATCGACGACCGCGTCGGCGGCTTTCTCGATCGCCCGCTCACCGGCGACTGGCCCTATCTCTGGCTCGACGCGACCTACCTGAAGCAGCGCGAAGGCGGCCGTATCGTCTCGGTGGCGGCAATAATCGCTGTCGCCGTCAACACCGACGGCAAGCGCGAGATCGTCGGCCTTCACATCGGGCCCTCGGAAGCGGAGACCTTCTGGTCGACCTTCCTCAAGAGCCTCGTGCGCCGCGGCCTTTCCGGCGTGAAGCTCGTGATATCGGATGCCCATGAAGGGCTGAAGGCCGCCATCCGCCGGGTGTTCAGCGCCTCCTGGCAGCGCTGCCGCGTCCACTGGATGCGCAACGCCCTGTCCTATGTCCCGAAGGCGCAGCAAAGCATGGCGGCTGCGGCCCTGCGCCAGGCCTTCATCCAACCCGATCGCGCCGGCGCGGCCCAGGCGCTGCGCCACGTCGCCGACCAGCTCCGGGGAAAGTGTCCCAAGCTCGGCAGCTTCATCGACGACAGCGAGACCGACGTGCTGGCGCATCTGGACTTTCCCGGTCAGCATCGGACCCGGATCCATTCGACCAATTCCCTGGAGCGCCTGAACAAGGAGGTGAAGCGGCGCGCCGATGTCGTCGGCATCTTCCCGAACGAGGGCTCCATCATCCGCCTCATCGGCGCCGTCCTCCTCGAGGCCAACGACGAATGGCAGACGCAAAACCGCTACATGCAGACCGAACCCATGGCCGAACTCATGTCCAACAGCACCAAGCCCGAAACCGTACGTATTTCCACCGCAGCCGCCTGA
- a CDS encoding uracil-DNA glycosylase, which produces MIPHPPPVTTREAAAALLEWYGDAGIDTIVLDAPRDRFAETAAEIESRAARRAPEASAPPRDGAGAAERSLSPPAASRREAHAAPPPTVDGFPALSLAVPDEIAVADAHQRAASAKTLDELREALAGFTGCNLRLTATQLVFGDGNPDADVMFVGEAPGREEDIAGEPFVGKSGQLLDRMLASIGMTRESVRVTNSVPWRPPGNRPPTPIETEMCLPFIARQIELVRPKILVCLGSPAAKVILKTEEGILRLRGTWHDYTFGVGPGDTIPTLPMLHPAYLLRQPAQKKLAWRDLLALKARLDERA; this is translated from the coding sequence ATGATCCCGCATCCGCCCCCCGTCACGACAAGAGAGGCCGCCGCCGCGCTTCTCGAGTGGTATGGCGATGCCGGGATCGACACGATCGTCCTCGATGCGCCGCGCGACCGTTTTGCCGAGACCGCCGCGGAGATCGAGAGCCGGGCGGCACGACGGGCGCCGGAGGCCTCGGCGCCGCCGCGCGACGGCGCTGGCGCGGCCGAGCGGTCGCTGTCGCCGCCCGCCGCCAGCCGGCGCGAGGCGCACGCCGCGCCGCCACCCACCGTCGACGGATTTCCTGCGCTCTCCCTCGCCGTGCCGGACGAGATCGCGGTGGCGGATGCGCATCAGCGGGCGGCCTCGGCGAAGACGCTGGACGAATTGCGCGAGGCGCTCGCGGGTTTCACCGGCTGCAATCTCCGGCTGACGGCGACGCAACTCGTCTTCGGCGACGGCAATCCCGATGCCGACGTGATGTTCGTCGGCGAGGCGCCGGGGCGCGAGGAGGACATTGCAGGCGAGCCCTTCGTCGGCAAGTCCGGGCAGCTTCTCGACCGCATGCTCGCCTCGATCGGGATGACGCGCGAATCCGTGCGCGTGACGAATTCGGTGCCCTGGCGCCCGCCCGGCAACCGGCCGCCGACGCCGATCGAGACCGAGATGTGCCTGCCCTTCATCGCCCGCCAGATCGAGTTGGTCAGGCCGAAAATCCTGGTGTGCCTGGGATCGCCTGCGGCCAAGGTGATCCTGAAGACCGAGGAAGGCATACTGCGGCTGCGCGGAACGTGGCACGACTATACCTTCGGCGTCGGTCCCGGCGACACGATCCCGACCCTGCCGATGCTGCACCCCGCCTATCTCCTGCGCCAGCCGGCGCAGAAGAAGCTCGCCTGGCGCGATCTGCTGGCGCTGAAGGCGCGGCTCGACGAACGCGCCTGA
- a CDS encoding VOC family protein, which yields MSDWKPATYPSVSPYLICADAEAVIDFMITVFGGTVLRRIDRPDGTIMHAEVRIDDSVVMIGGATPSYPARAQQIHVYVRDVDAVFATAIEQGAAAIEAPQRKHDDDDRRGGFTDSAGNAWWIATQ from the coding sequence ATGTCAGACTGGAAGCCCGCGACCTATCCCTCCGTCAGCCCCTATTTGATCTGCGCCGATGCCGAGGCGGTGATCGACTTCATGATCACGGTCTTCGGCGGCACCGTGTTGCGCCGCATCGATCGGCCCGACGGGACGATCATGCATGCGGAGGTCCGCATCGACGACAGCGTCGTCATGATCGGCGGCGCCACCCCGTCCTATCCGGCACGGGCCCAGCAGATCCATGTCTATGTCAGGGACGTCGACGCCGTCTTTGCCACGGCGATCGAACAGGGGGCGGCCGCCATCGAGGCGCCGCAACGCAAGCATGACGACGACGACCGCAGGGGCGGCTTCACCGACAGCGCCGGCAACGCCTGGTGGATCGCCACGCAGTAA
- a CDS encoding MFS transporter, which produces MSALLPIVSLLISTFFVMAGAGLQGILLPVRGSIEGWSSYEIGFMGTGYAIAFTVGCLVVPLIVRQAGHVRTFSSLCALLAIGVLMLAMIVHPIAWILIRGIAGFALAGSYMIIESWLNERVTNETRGRIFSIYMIVSMTAMIGGQYIMAATRPELTTPFMLCAILFALAVIPTALSKAPSPKPLTTTSLDLAMIYRNSPAAAVGVFLAGVLSGAWNNMSPVLGQRFGFTNTEIATLLAATMAGGIVFQYPLGRFSDRVDRRYVMTVAGLVGVGIAVVGMALRSHDPLVLFAIAFGLGGVIYPAYSLTVAHANDYAKPEDFVKVSGGLLILYGFGTMGGPLLAAWLMETFGPSGIFVATGTAHAIFAFYAFYRTFRRTAPPVEERGDFRTTPLARTQTPASFALDPRADLAEQTPAE; this is translated from the coding sequence ATGTCCGCGCTGCTGCCGATCGTCTCCCTCCTGATCTCCACCTTCTTCGTGATGGCGGGCGCGGGTCTGCAGGGCATTCTCCTGCCGGTGCGCGGCTCGATCGAGGGCTGGTCGAGCTATGAGATCGGCTTCATGGGCACGGGCTACGCCATCGCCTTCACCGTCGGCTGCCTCGTGGTGCCGCTGATCGTGCGCCAGGCGGGCCATGTCAGGACCTTCTCCAGCCTCTGCGCCCTTCTCGCCATCGGCGTGCTGATGCTGGCGATGATCGTCCACCCGATCGCCTGGATCCTGATCCGCGGCATTGCGGGATTCGCGCTGGCCGGCAGCTACATGATCATCGAGAGCTGGCTGAACGAGCGCGTCACCAACGAGACGCGCGGGCGCATCTTTTCGATCTACATGATCGTCTCGATGACGGCGATGATCGGCGGCCAGTACATCATGGCGGCGACGCGGCCCGAACTGACGACGCCCTTCATGCTCTGCGCCATCCTCTTCGCCCTCGCCGTCATCCCGACGGCGCTGTCGAAGGCGCCCTCGCCCAAACCCCTGACGACGACCTCGCTCGACCTTGCGATGATCTACCGCAATTCACCGGCCGCAGCCGTCGGCGTCTTTCTGGCGGGCGTCCTGTCGGGCGCCTGGAACAACATGTCGCCGGTGCTCGGGCAGCGCTTCGGCTTCACCAACACCGAGATCGCGACGCTGCTCGCCGCCACCATGGCCGGCGGCATCGTCTTCCAGTACCCGCTCGGCCGGTTCTCGGACCGTGTCGATCGCCGCTATGTCATGACGGTCGCCGGTCTCGTCGGCGTCGGCATCGCCGTCGTCGGCATGGCCCTGCGCAGCCACGATCCGCTGGTGCTGTTCGCCATCGCCTTCGGCCTCGGCGGGGTGATCTATCCCGCCTATTCCCTGACCGTCGCGCATGCCAACGACTATGCCAAGCCGGAGGATTTTGTCAAAGTTTCGGGCGGTCTTCTCATCCTCTACGGCTTCGGCACGATGGGCGGCCCGCTGCTGGCCGCCTGGCTGATGGAGACGTTCGGCCCCTCCGGCATCTTCGTCGCCACCGGCACCGCGCACGCGATCTTCGCCTTCTACGCCTTCTACCGCACCTTCCGCCGCACCGCCCCGCCGGTGGAAGAACGCGGCGACTTCAGGACGACGCCCCTCGCCCGGACGCAGACGCCGGCAAGCTTTGCGCTCGATCCGCGGGCGGATCTGGCCGAGCAGACGCCGGCGGAGTGA
- a CDS encoding alpha/beta hydrolase — MKQIDAGVLNVAFFDTGPADGPPVILLHGFPYDAHAYDTVAERLATEGKRCIVPFLRGYGETRFLDAGTPRSGQQAALGADLLALMDALAIEKAVVAGYDWGGRAATIVAALWPERVKGLVSCGTGYNIQDIAASGEPADPAAEHRFWYQYYFHAERGRLGLTQNRDALCRLIWNLWSPTWAFTDETFARSAKAFRNPDFVDVVVHSYRHRFGLVPGDPAYDAIEQRLAAQPHISVPAIVLKGADDGVDPPGDGEGSHFTAGYEEKIVRGVGHNFPQEAPGVFADAVLALG, encoded by the coding sequence ATGAAGCAGATCGATGCCGGCGTCTTGAACGTCGCCTTTTTCGACACCGGCCCGGCCGACGGCCCGCCGGTGATCCTCCTGCACGGCTTTCCCTACGACGCCCATGCCTATGACACCGTCGCCGAGCGACTGGCGACGGAAGGCAAGCGCTGCATCGTGCCCTTCCTGCGCGGCTATGGCGAAACGCGCTTCCTCGACGCCGGGACGCCCCGCTCCGGCCAGCAGGCCGCGCTCGGGGCCGATCTCCTGGCGCTGATGGACGCCTTGGCGATCGAGAAGGCCGTCGTCGCCGGCTATGACTGGGGCGGACGCGCCGCCACCATCGTCGCCGCGCTGTGGCCGGAGCGGGTGAAGGGTCTCGTCAGCTGCGGCACCGGCTACAACATCCAGGACATCGCCGCCTCGGGGGAGCCGGCCGATCCGGCGGCCGAGCATCGCTTCTGGTACCAGTATTATTTCCATGCCGAGCGCGGCCGTCTTGGTCTGACGCAGAACCGCGACGCGCTCTGCCGGCTGATCTGGAACCTCTGGTCGCCGACCTGGGCTTTTACCGACGAAACCTTCGCCCGCTCTGCGAAAGCCTTCCGCAATCCCGATTTCGTCGACGTCGTCGTGCATTCCTACCGCCACCGCTTCGGCCTCGTCCCCGGCGACCCGGCCTATGACGCGATCGAACAGCGCCTCGCCGCCCAGCCGCACATTTCCGTGCCGGCGATCGTCCTGAAAGGCGCCGACGACGGCGTCGACCCGCCGGGCGACGGGGAAGGGAGCCACTTCACGGCCGGCTATGAGGAGAAGATCGTCCGAGGGGTCGGCCACAATTTTCCGCAGGAGGCGCCGGGGGTGTTTGCGGATGCCGTGCTGGCGCTGGGGTGA